AGATAGAAGGCGCTATCGTTAGTTCACTGAAGATCATATACATCAACTTCTGTATATTATCGCGGatcaaagaaagaaagaaagaaataatttTTTGACTGGGTATCACATGCATGAATTTGTATTGTGTACCTACTGGTTATATAAGCTCAATTCCATGTGCATGCTAACTGCACACATCttacaatattttcaattaattctactgctttttagggttccatacctcaaaaggaagaaacttagggttccgtacctcgaaaAAAAACGGagaccttataggatcactcgtgcgtcagtctgtctgtccgtctgtcacagcctattttctccgaaactacgggaccaattaagctgaaatttggtatacatatgtaagtttgtgacacaAAGACGGacgtgtaacgtaaacaaatgaattttaaacatcgggtccacttttgggggtaaatgagaaaattaaaaaataaagtttttctaactagtaacttttcgtaatattttctatattgtacttttattttatgttaaaattattaaattgtcaattatttgcatgtcgtgtcctcgactgaatactgatacatgtaaaccttttctgttgtcatcttatgcacgtattctggcaaataaagaaattctattctaaaaaaaagagcttattgtgagaatctcaaatatatttttttataattttaggataaacagttcagaagttattcaagaaaataggcaaaaaatgacaattccccccccctttttctccgaaactactgggtctaaaaatttaaaaaaaatacacaaaatagttctttacctatagatcacaggaaaacctattagaaatgtgctgtcaagcgtgagtcggacttaattacttagttcttgatccgacccctacgtgttttttaaagatatttcactcacgtttcacataaaaaatacatggtttaaattgtgtaatgtacggaaccctcggaacgcgagtccgactcgcacttggccggttttaagaCATACGGATACAACCGTATCCAACCGAATTGAATAATTACTTAATCTTCAATTTTGATtagattatttaaatatatatatatatataaataaattaataacttttagatatataatttagCTAAGTACCAAATTTGACATTGATACATATTAACATTTGAttcgttttctttattttacattattctgTCATGCTTCTTTtacctgtaatttatttttatttttgtgcttAATAGAATGCTGAAGCCAGACATGGGAAGAACTGTACAGTTTACTgttggaaaattgttttatgacattaataattaaatataactatttaaaattaataattttcagataatttagtttagtagtttgacattgacacacATTGACATCTTTTCAACATTTTTCTGTacttcttatttaatatttgtaattatttttgtgataaatatttgaatgctgAAATTCCGGCCAGACATGTAAAGAACtgaatttgtacatatttacatccTATATGTAACTCgtgttttatcaaataaacgattatcttatcttatcttatcttatctaaagcaaatatttattatacaccGGTTTAACAATTCAACCTCATGTAAAATTACCAGCAAGTTGCTGGCAGCAACCAACGATAAACTTTATGTAATTCGTCCTTTTCTAGTTCTACCCCATCCCAGTGAAAGCTGCCGACCGCGGACGCCTGACCCCTGGCGAAATTCAAGCACAGCTACTCATGGCCATGGTTGACGCTGCTGGGGCCCCGCCGGCGCCCCGTGTGGGGCTTCTGTCTTCCCTGCCGAGAGACGCCTGGGCCAGAGCGAGGGACATACTCTGTGAAGGTAGGTGTTCAAGGACAGCAGCTGATCATGGTGGACGCGACAGGGGCAACGTGTGGGGCTTCTGTCTTGTGGCGCCTGGACATACTCTGTCAAGGTTCAGACATAACTAGGTGTTGCTATGGTAGATGCAGTCACCGCTCTCTTGTGGGAAAGTGGGGCTTTTATTGACCGTAGAGTGAGGTAAATACTCTGTGAAGTTAGTAACAAACCTTCCGAACACATGTGTACCTAATCTACTCTTCTAAGTAAAAACTACCAACTTCTTTGTAATATATTCGTCATCACCCTGTTATAACGTTGCCCTGGCATGGCTCACTTGGGCAGCCTGGGGTTTGCGCGGCAACCTAAACGAAACGAAAATTCCCAGACATTCACATTACGatgaattattgttattttaacaaCGCTCTGTGTTATCAATTCATCCCTTATCCCTTAAACATGATCCCTGATTCTTGAATTCCAGACGAGACCAACCGTCACAATATGGAGCTGATCTCCCGCGCGCTGTGCATCGTGTGCCTGGACGAGGCCGGCGGGGACAGAGCTGACGCTGACGCTGACACCAACGCGTTCTTACGAGCCATGCACGGGGCTGGGACGAAACACCATTCTGCTAACCGCTGGTTCGACAAAACTGTCCAGGTGAGCTTAGAAATTGTTTAGGAATTATATTTGTGCTTGGATGAAGGAGGGATATCCtctcgaaaatcgaaatttgatAAAGTATAGAACTGCAGATGAAGACACAATCTGCCATGAAGACATTTACAGTTTTGTTAAAGATTATTTTGCGTCCAACACTCCACTTGTGTTTGATATTCGCCTCGTCGGCGCCACAGCAGTTGCACGAATGTAAAACTGCGGGCTTACAGGAACTCTTTATCCCTGACCGAACCATtgccatttattttatttaactcttTTGCGCTACTATTTCTATTTCACTACATTTGATTTATGAGCAAACTAACTGACAAAACCTATTATTTCTAGCTGATCATATCCTCCGACCCAATTTGACATGAGCAAACTAATTTACCAAAACATACTTTCCAGCTAATCATATCGTCCGACGGCACAGTTGGCATGTGCTACGAGCACAGCGCGGCCGAAGGCGTGGCGGTGGTTCGTCTGGCCGAGCGGGCGCTAGCTCGGGCTGCGGTGGCGGCCCGGCCTGCCCCGCCGCCCGCACTGCTGCCCGCTCCGCAGGCGATGAACTGGACCCTCACGACTCATGTGGAGAGGATGATTGAGCAAGCTGGGAGGGAGATTGATCGGTATGTACCTTGGTTAAGGAAAACAATGCTTCGATGAAATAACAGATTTACGGCCGACGCTCGAGCGAATTCGTTTGGAGTATTTCGTGGCGTTCGGAACGTTCGGGTTAGATTAATGTAGCATAGAAGAACTGTGTACCTAGTCATAACATGGTCCCTTGAGCTGCTGCCGGCGCGAGTATCTGATGACTAAAGTCGACAGTGAGATTGATAGTAATGTTATCGGTATTCATTATATTGTAAGTACACTGTGACAAATATGCCGCTCTGCTACAATTTTACGTTTACAAGTCACTAATGTTCAGGAGTGAATCTTGCAGACTCTATAAGACTCATAATGGatacagattaatattgtctgAATGTTCCAGCAACATCGCGGACCTGGACGTGAAAGTATACACGTACAAGGGCTACGGGCGAGAGTACATGAAGAGCTGCCGCACCAGCCCTGATGTCTACATTCAGCTAGCCATGCAGTATGCCTACTTCAAGTAAGATATTTGAAGGATTTATCATGTTTAACAAAAGTTCCATTTTCTGGCTGCCACCTCAATATCTATTTATATCCATTCGATCAATGCACGAGTCACGCACGATATCGTCAAGAATAGAGAAAGTCTAGATCAAGATTTAAATCCAAGATTGCAGCAAAATAGGTCACTAGATTTCATGGCATAGGCATGTTTATTTCTTAGTTCACCATAACTTAACCAAAAACTATACAACTTAAAGAGACATCATTGTACTCTGATGGTAAAGACATTAAGTTGTCAATATTTTATGAACATGAGGCCAGATTGCCGACCAAATTGCTCCTTTGCTTCTCAGAATGTACGGACACCTGGTCTCCACCTATGAATCCGCCTCCCTCCGCCGCTTCCTCGAAGGCCGAGTGGACAACATCCGCTCAGCCCACCTGCCTGCTCTGGCCTGGGCGAAGGCCATGTGCGCTGACGAGACCCCGCCCCTCTCCGAGGCTGATGACAGCCAGAAAAAGGTGTCTTTTAATTTATATGGGGTGAGgaatttgacatttgacatgcCACACTTTAGTTAGCTTGTGTCAATGTCTAGCGGAATTTAGTGGGTGATCGTCACTTTGCTATCGATAAAACCGTCATATCTTCCATACAGCCAGAAAAATGTGTCCTTTAATTTATATGGGGTGAGGAACTCAGCAGTTGACATGCCACACTTTAATTAGCTTGTGTCAATGTATAGCGAAATCTAGTGTTATGGATGTGGTTAGTTTTAGTTAAGTTAACAATTGACATGCTGCCACACTTTAGATGATCGCTTTTGATAATATCTAGCGAAATCTAGTGGGTTATGGTCGGTAAATATTAGCTATTATTAAATCAATCCTTTTCCCGACACTTTGTACTAAGCGGGGCAAAGAAAGGTGTATGTTGTTTCGCTGACCCTCTAAGCAGTTAGGTAGCAGAAATCAGAAAATGCCAGGCGAAAGAATAGATGTAATTAAAGAGTAAAGTAAGATAGTCCAAAGACTTCCAAGACTGGAAGTGGCTTAGCGTAGCAGACCCAACTACGCTAACTTCCAGTCCGAGTATCTCAGTGACATCGTTATCTTGTTTAACCCATATATGCCCATTGGGTCGTTACCCACACTCCTTAAGGTTACCGGCTCACTCCCCTACTCATTTTAATGTGTAGGAGCTTGTTTTATTCAACGGGCATATATGGGTTAAAATGTTTGCGCATCGCATGAGTCGGTAATGTGTATCGGTAACTTATTGCCCGAGTATTGtgtattattaagtactagcttttgcccgcgactttgtgttcgcgcgtggacttagtaaccccagctagagtaagaatagcgcctggagaaagtcttatagcaattattcaatgtgagcatattatgcacacaaattagcagacacttcattaattatctcaattccaccccactttttactttcttaagggatgattttggggataaaaactatcctatgtccttctcagggactcaacctatctctatgccaaatttcaactaaatcgattcagcggtttaagcgtgaagagggaacacacagacagacagacagacagactttcgcatttataatattagtatggatggattagTTTGAGTTCTCATAATAAGTACAGCCAGAAAAAATGTCTTAATTTGTACAGGGCGAGGAACTTgataaatggtacacttttccTGTTACACCGCTTGTAGTTGTAAGTCAATGTGTAGCATCGAAATTTGAGGGCCTGCCGCGAAACACCATTAATCGAAATTACGTTATCTATCTCTGCACCTAAGCTCTTAGTACGAGGAGGCAGAtatcgaaatttcgattttcgtttttcgcggtgtGTCCTCTGGTTTATTTGTTTCGTTAGTCTGCAGTAACAATAACAGCGGATCGACCTTAAGGCTATAGAATTAGGCTTGTAGAAACATTAAGAGCTTGACTAGTGTTGAAACCTTTATCCAAAATCTCGGTTCCCAAATTCTAGATTGTGGGAGTTACAAGTAAGTGTGTGCATATCTGTGTTAGATACTTATGAGTTTTCTTAATTACATTTTATGGAAGGTGTATAAAGATTATGTGAATTGCTACATTTGAATCCAGTGCCGTTTATAAGCCATTCGCCTCCAGCAGATCCTTAGCTTTGGACACGTGGCCAGACAGGAGCCAACAACCATGACCTGACCATGATTTTggcaaataaacaatttttaactttGAACAACAACTGGACAACCTTATAGTTGGCATGGTGGATGGAGGACCGCTGACACTGTAAAGAAGGCCTGCTTAGGAGCATATTATCAGGAAGGCGGAAAATCGTGCAAAATGGAGAGCCTTGGTGCACAAAAGATgacctcatgtggtcgcgactctcagccatgaggaaccgaggaagaagaagacattAGAATTGTATGATATTGCTTATGTACAAATGGTTGGTCGTTTCTGCTGTCTTTAGTATGTGGTATATAAAAACACAGCTTATACCTAGTTTTATACCTCTCACTTCAAACGATAGTCCCTATGACAgcttatttttatatggagtagtGTCACGTAAAATATTACTTTACTTGGAAATGTACCATTTAAGTAATAGAAATATCGTAAAAACTTATTCcttcaattattttttcagTCAATCGCAACCAAAAGAGACTTGAAGGtaccatcattcgacgcgagaagTATAAGAATTCGCTTTTCAAAACCTTTGGTTCATCAACCATATACTTCCAGGAACAGAAGAAACTGGAGCTCTTCGATGAAGCAGCGAAGAAGCAGACCGCCATAATGGAAGCCAACATCCTCGGCCGTGGCATCGACAACCATCTCCTAGGGTTGCGGGAGACGGCGCGGGCCCAGGGTCCGCTCCCGGACCTCTTCACTGATCCCACGTACAAGCTGATGAACGAGTTTAAGCTCAGCACTAGCCAGGTAATTATTAACTTAACTGATCATCGGTAGACTTACTGATGTCCTATCGGAAAGTTTCAGCTTACAAGCCAAAGCCAGAATCCTGCCAAGCCAACAGCCAttacgacgaccggtctggcctagtaggtagtgaccctgcctgtgaagccgatggtcctgggttcgaatcccggtaagggcatttatttgtgtgatgagcacaaatatttgctcctgagtcatgggtgttttctatgtatttaagtatttatatattatatatatcgttgtctgagtacccataacacaagcctccttgggcttaccgtgggacttagtcaatctgtgtaagaatgtcctataatttttttttttatttttttttatttttttttaaaataggcTTAACGATAACAATTTTCCATTCCCAGGTGGCCACCACCGCCGACGGCACGTTTATGGGCTACGCAGCCGTCGTCCCCGACGGGTACGGCGTCTGCTACAACCCCAAAAAGGACTCCATCATCTTCTGCATCGCGTCCTTCGTGTCGTCCAGCGTCACGAACACCGAGGCCTACAGGCAATCGCTGGAAGAGGCGCTGGACTCCATGAAGCTGATGTTCCAGCATCGGCAGACCTAAACCTCAATTATTGCGTCATGTCCTGTCATCAATACAAAGGCTTTGTATCGGTAGGTATGCGGTGGAGTCAAAGGGGTGATGAGGAACACCGCACCAGGAGGTACCTATGGGTAATGTAAGCCAATTTTAAAGAATTGTATGTGGGTTTCAAGATTTTGTGTACTGGAAAACAGGATGATACGTTTGTGGTTATGGTCTAAACGGGTTATAAACAAATCTCACTGTAgtcaaaattgttttaaaatgtacaaaaacatCTTTCGCGGTAAAATGTCGAGGGGTTTGTTCCTTGATTAAACGCCTACCAAATTATCAGGAGAAAAATAGTAAAGTAGGTAGCTGCAAATGTACGTATGTTATATGTTCGTTGAATGCACGGCGTTTTtgatgaaattattaaataaaacaaattaaaaaaataacctcgGAAATTAACACCTAATCAGTATCTGGTTTGTGATTCGTATTGAGAAAATATTAGAAAGGttatgaaatatatataaaataaacgttGGTCGCTTTCCAAGCGATATTTTGAATGTTTAGTAACAGTTTACGAAATTATCGACTTTATCCCGTATGTAATACGCACATTAAGTAGTTGTAAGAAACGTAATTGAAGGGTAAGGGAACTAAAACATATCAAAACGGATGTCCTAAAAATTTAGCTGTAAATGTTCGACTTTAATGCTTAcaatttgtatgtaaaatgttcTAGTCGTATGATCTCGTTCAATttgttaaatatatataaaaatccaAATGTATTTAGTGAATAAGTACAGAtagcctgtaacacgagcaaataattaaaacatagattgtatTCCTCAAACGGCGACACtattgttcaataataatttaaaaattataaagtctagacttcctatttttcatacaaattaaatgttATCTTCAATGTATGTAGGAtcgccattatcattgtgagtgacgttgcttgtcacgccttaaatataacaaagtttgcaatacattgcgttttagaataaacagtgtatttactaaaaatcaaaacactagtaatttttaagtcactaaacaaatattggtcagttttttgaggagtacagcctaggtactaatatttttttgcaactgCTACAGGCCACACTCGGTATTTAAATGCAAATCATGAATTACCAGTAGaatttatttgtgaaaaaaaaattcttaaaatatatataaataataaatatgaaacttATGTTAGCCGCGTTTTAAGCGATGCTTTGAaagtttaataatataattattataagttaaaaaATGTTCAATTTGGTTCTATATTTAATACGTACATTGTGTAGATGTAAGAAACGATTAATACGATTAAGGAACGAAAACATATCAAAAAAATGTCCTTAAAAATGTAGTTGAAAATGT
The sequence above is drawn from the Cydia strobilella chromosome 2, ilCydStro3.1, whole genome shotgun sequence genome and encodes:
- the LOC134755346 gene encoding choline O-acetyltransferase isoform X1, giving the protein MAAAVVSSQSQLEHTRALAKAFLEDPGPKLQAALLARRVEVDNWVTDYWLDDMYLKIRLPVPINSNPGMVFPSRKFAKVDEVADLAALFIDDLLDYKEMLDRGELPLERATSREKGQPLCMAQFYRLLGVCRVPQLGKDRLELPPMRPDGEQEELVVVACRNYFYPIPVKAADRGRLTPGEIQAQLLMAMVDAAGAPPAPRVGLLSSLPRDAWARARDILCEDETNRHNMELISRALCIVCLDEAGGDRADADADTNAFLRAMHGAGTKHHSANRWFDKTVQLIISSDGTVGMCYEHSAAEGVAVVRLAERALARAAVAARPAPPPALLPAPQAMNWTLTTHVERMIEQAGREIDRNIADLDVKVYTYKGYGREYMKSCRTSPDVYIQLAMQYAYFKMYGHLVSTYESASLRRFLEGRVDNIRSAHLPALAWAKAMCADETPPLSEADDSQKKVSFNLYGKKLELFDEAAKKQTAIMEANILGRGIDNHLLGLRETARAQGPLPDLFTDPTYKLMNEFKLSTSQVATTADGTFMGYAAVVPDGYGVCYNPKKDSIIFCIASFVSSSVTNTEAYRQSLEEALDSMKLMFQHRQT
- the LOC134755346 gene encoding choline O-acetyltransferase isoform X3, with protein sequence MAAAVVSSQSQLEHTRALAKAFLEDPGPKLQAALLARRVEVDNWVTDYWLDDMYLKIRLPVPINSNPGMVFPSRKFAKVDEVADLAALFIDDLLDYKEMLDRGELPLERATSREKGQPLCMAQFYRLLGVCRVPQLGKDRLELPPMRPDGEQEELVVVACRNYFYPIPVKAADRGRLTPGEIQAQLLMAMVDAAGAPPAPRVGLLSSLPRDAWARARDILCEDETNRHNMELISRALCIVCLDEAGGDRADADADTNAFLRAMHGAGTKHHSANRWFDKTVQLIISSDGTVGMCYEHSAAEGVAVVRLAERALARAAVAARPAPPPALLPAPQAMNWTLTTHVERMIEQAGREIDRNIADLDVKVYTYKGYGREYMKSCRTSPDVYIQLAMQYAYFKMYGHLVSTYESASLRRFLEGRVDNIRSAHLPALAWAKAMCADETPPLSEADDSQKKKKLELFDEAAKKQTAIMEANILGRGIDNHLLGLRETARAQGPLPDLFTDPTYKLMNEFKLSTSQVATTADGTFMGYAAVVPDGYGVCYNPKKDSIIFCIASFVSSSVTNTEAYRQSLEEALDSMKLMFQHRQT
- the LOC134755346 gene encoding choline O-acetyltransferase isoform X2; this translates as MAAAVVSSQSQLEHTRALAKAFLEDPGPKLQAALLARRVEVDNWVTDYWLDDMYLKIRLPVPINSNPGMVFPSRKFAKVDEVADLAALFIDDLLDYKEMLDRGELPLERATSREKGQPLCMAQFYRLLGVCRVPQLGKDRLELPPMRPDGEQEELVVVACRNYFYPIPVKAADRGRLTPGEIQAQLLMAMVDAAGAPPAPRVGLLSSLPRDAWARARDILCEDETNRHNMELISRALCIVCLDEAGGDRADADADTNAFLRAMHGAGTKHHSANRWFDKTVQLIISSDGTVGMCYEHSAAEGVAVVRLAERALARAAVAARPAPPPALLPAPQAMNWTLTTHVERMIEQAGREIDRNIADLDVKVYTYKGYGREYMKSCRTSPDVYIQLAMQYAYFKMYGHLVSTYESASLRRFLEGRVDNIRSAHLPALAWAKAMCADETPPLSEADDSQKKEQKKLELFDEAAKKQTAIMEANILGRGIDNHLLGLRETARAQGPLPDLFTDPTYKLMNEFKLSTSQVATTADGTFMGYAAVVPDGYGVCYNPKKDSIIFCIASFVSSSVTNTEAYRQSLEEALDSMKLMFQHRQT